The bacterium genome includes the window AGCTGCAGAACCGGCTCATAAAAATCCTCGCGGGCGAACCGCCGTTTGATATTTTCGTGCGCTGGAAGCCGCTGTCGCAGCAGCCCATCGGCTGGGAGCCGGACATCAACGACGGCGTGCGTCTCAACATCCGGCCTTTCCTGGCCAGCGATCTGCCCAACGGCCGCAAAGGTGCGGGCATCCTGCGCTGGCAGCCGAATATCAAATGGGAAAAAGACCGCGGCAGGGAGCCGCTGCGGCCGCAGGAGGAATACCCCTGGTTCTGGGAAAACGGCGTTTTCACCGGCAACCGCGTCAATGAGGTGCATCTGACCATTCGGCAAAAGCGGGCAGCGCGGGAAAAAGTGTCACTGTAAATAATTTTAAAGATGGTAATGCCAATGGATGGAAATAATCTCTACATATTTATTGATGAAGGAGGGAACCTCGATTTTTCAAACACAGGAACAGCCTATTTTACACTCACAGCGTTATCACGAATACGGCCATTTTCGACGAATTTGCCGTTGCTGAATCTCAAGTACGATTTGTGGGAGGAAGGGATTGATTTTGAATATTTCCATGCAACCACTGACTCTCAGCGTACTCGTGATAGAGTCTTTGAGATTCTCGCTACTCAGTTACAGGAATTCAATATAGACTCCATCATTGTGGATAAAAGAAAAACAAATCCATCATTGCGAGAACATCACTTGTTTTACCAGAAAGTATTCCAAATACTCCTGAATTATATTTTTCATCGTTATCGGGGAAGATTCAGCAGAATATTTATCTTGACCGATGAGATCCCAGTCAATAAGAAAAAGTCAGAAGTACAAAAAGCGATAAAAACATTTATAGCCAGCTATGCTGGAAAAGTGAAAGGTTTTTATACGATCCAACATTATTCGTCCAAATCTGATTTAAATCTTCAGATTGTTGATTATTTTAATTGGGCTATTTTTCGCAAGTGGGAGCGGAAGGATGAACGAAGCTATAGATTGATTCGAGGCGCTGTAGCAAGCGAATTTGATGTTTTTGCAAGCGGAAAGACATTGTACTATTAAAAAGTGACCGCTCTGACTATCCGAAGAAGAACCCCTTGGGTTCTTATCATCAGAGCGGAACCTTTTACACCGTGTATTGAAATATATCTTAATAAATGCAGAAAAGCAACAAAAAAGAGAAGCACTTATTTTTTCCAAAATTACTTAAAAAGTGATCTGGTTGTAATAAAACAACCTAATTGAATAATAATCATTATGATAATTTTTTATCAACAAAAAACAATTAGTTGCAATTAACGTCAAATATTAATTCATTGCAAAATACTGTTAAATATTGTGATAAACCAGGTCGGTCTTGAGCAAATTAGTTGTAATTAGTTGCAATTAGTTGCAAAAGCCTTTACTTTCAGTGGGTAACATTTCCCCATGCGCAAGAGCTCCGCATCAAAGGCTGTAGGCTGAAATGGTTGCCCTGAATAAAAAAAAGGCCCTTGCGGGCCCCGAAGGTTTGCACCTTCCACCTCCAGAAACTGGATTGATCAAATATGCAAAATTTGGAGTACAATGTCAAGAATTAATCTGCTGTTTTTAATAGATGTTTATAATAATATTAAGTCATTATGCGCGCTAATTTGAAGAGATAAACAAAAGACTGGAAACAAATGTCTGTCCTGACATCCCACACCACCCTGCTCGAGGCCGTGCGCAAGTCGCTGGAACAGGCCGGTCGCTCTGCGCCCGGCGACGCTGTCGCCCCGGCCGCTCTGCTCTGGTGCGATCCGGAGGGCGAATGGACGGCTTGTGCCTCCCTGCTTTTTCCCTATCTGCCCCAGCTCTATATCCTGGGCAAGTATGACCCGGAAAAGCGCACCGGTCCCGCTATCTGGCTGCGCTGCGTTGTGGATCGCACGCTGGAGGACTCGAGTCTGCCGGCTGACCAGACGCCGATCCTCTACCTGCCTGGGGTCAGCCGCCAGACCCTGCGCGCCGGCGAAGCGTGTCCCGATGCACTCAAACCCCTGGTGGAGCTGCAGTATCGCGGCGCGGTCTGGATGCAGCGCAACGGCCGCGACTGGTCCGTGGAGGCCTTTATGGTCTCCGAAGAGGGCCTGGGCCTCGAACTCAGCCGCGATCGCCAAACCCGTCAGGCGATGCTGGGCGCCCTGGAACATCTGGCCATCACTCCGCTCTCCCGCCTTGCCGGCAAGAAACTGGAAGCCGAGGATTTCGACAAACTCATGGTTCTGGATACACCGCGCGATCTCCTGACCTGGCTCGAACAGCCGCAGAAAATCCGTGAATCCTGGGATGCCTCCCGGTGGACCGCTTTTTGTTCGCGCTGCAGAGTCGATTATGGTTTTGATCCGGAAAAAGAGGGTGCACTGGCCGCGGCGGAAAAACTGGGACTACAGGCCGAGGAGAGCTGGCGCGGTGTCTGGCAGCGCGTCAAGGAAGCCCCCGGCTTGTACAGCAACCTGTACACGCAGCTGCGCCGCGCCAAACCGGCCGGACAGCTCCTCTTCGACAAGGAACCGTGGCCGGATGAAAATGAAAAGGAAGAGAACAGCCTTCGTCAGGCCTTGCTGGCCATGAGCAGCTTGAATGAAGAACAGACACGTCAGCAGATCACCTCACTGGAGGAGCAACACAGCATCCGGCGTTCGTGGATCTGGGCACAGTTGGGTGAAGCGAATCTGGCGCTGACCCTGCACCATCTGGTGCTTCTGTCCCGGGAGACGGCCACAGTGATCGGCGGCGCCACACCGGACGAAATGGCCCGGGGCTATATGGAAAGCGGTCAATCCGCCGATCGCGCGGTCTGGCAGGCGATGACCGCGGTTACCAGCGGTGAAGACCGGAAAGCGGTGGCCGCCGCCATTCGCGCGCTCTATCTGCCCTGGCTGGAAAAATGCGCCGCCCATTTCCAGAAAGTGGTTCAATCTCATCCACTCCCCTTCGCAGCACCGGCGGTTACCAGCGAGAAGAGCTGCTGGCTCTTTTGCGATGGACTGCGTTTCGATCTCGCCCTGCGTTTGCAGGAGCTGCTGCAGGGGCGGGACTGTACCGTCGCATTGACCAGTCGTTGGTCCGCCTTGCCCACGGTGACCGCCACAGCCAAGCCGGCGGTCTCGCCCGTCGCTGCGGCTTTAATTGGCAAGGGCATGGACGAAGAGTTCAATCCCGTTTTCACCGCCTCCGGGCAAGCCTTGAATCATGAACGTTTTAAAAAGGCGCTGACGGAACAAGGGATTCAGTTCCTCGAGAATGGCGAGACCGGCGAACCCGGGTCCGCCTCCTCCGCATGGACCGAATGGGGACAATTCGACCGGCTCGGCCATGATCTTGGCGCCGTCATGGCCCATCACATCGAGGAACAGCTTGCATTGTTGGCCGGACGCATCCAGGAGTTGCTTCGGGCCGGCTGGGAGCGCATCCACCTGGTTACCGATCACGGCTGGCTGCTGGTTCCTGGCGGTTTTCCCAAAGTGGATCTGCCCAAATATCTGGTCGCCAGCCGCTGGGCGCGTTGTGCGGCCGTCAGGGAGAGCGCGCATGTGGAGATGCCCACCGCGCCCTGGCACTGGAACAACAATGAGCACTTTGCCTATGCGCCGGATATCCACTGCTTTGGAAAAGGACACGAGTACGCCCATGGCGGAATAAGCCTGCAGGAGTGCCTGATTCCGGAGATGACCATTCAGGGCGTCTGCAGCAGCGCGCCTAAAACCGTCGCCATCAGAAGCGTGCAATGGACGGGCATGAGGTGTCGGGTGCAGATCGATCCGGTGCAGGATGTTCAGGCCGATTTGCGCACCAAGCCCAATGATCCCGCTTCATCCATCACCACCGCGAAAGAGTTCGATCCACAGGGCAGCGTCGCGCTGCTGGTGCCGGACGATAATCTGGATGGCACTGTAGTGAGTCTGGTGATCAGCGACCAGGCCGGGGTCCTCCTGGCCAAACAAATTACTACGGTTGGAGGAAAAGAGTAGCATGGAACTCGATGTATTGGATCAAAAAGCCGCAGCCGCCTTTGATGGCTATCTGGTGCGCAAGGACCTGGTGCGCAAGTACAGCCGCCAGTACCCGGTGCCGACCTATGTGGTCGAGTTCCTCCTGGGACGCTATTGCGCCACGGTGAATGAACATGAAATCGAAGAGGGATTGCAGATCGTCGAGCGGCAGCTCAAGGATCGCACCGTGCGCACCGGCCAGGAGGGATTGTTTCAGTCGTGGGCGCGGGAGAAAGGGTCGGTGAAGCTGATCGACATTGTGCGCGCCCGTCTCGATGCGAAAACCGACAGCTATGTGGCCGAGCTGCCCAGTCTGACTCTGCGCGACGTGCGCATCAGCGACCGGCTGGTGCACGAACACGAGCGCATGCTCACCGACGGTTTTTATGCGGAGGTCACGCTCTCCTACGACGCCACCATCGCCCAGGAGCAGTACGGCCGGCCCTTTGCCATCGATTCGCTGCGCGCCATCCAGTTGAGCAAATCGGATGTGCTGGATCTGCTTTTCCGCGCGCGGCGCTCCTTTTCAACCGAAGAATGGAAAAACCTGCTCATCCGTTCAATTGGCCTGGAGCCGGAGGCGTTGAGCGAGAGGGCGAAATGGGTGGTCTTTTTGCGCATGATCCCGTTCGTCGAGCGCAATTATAATCTGGTCGAACTGGGACCGCGCGGCACGGGCAAAAGCCATATCTATCAGCAGATTTCGCCCTATTCCCATCTCATCTCCGGCGGCAAAGCCACGGTGGCCAAGATGTTTGTCAACAATGCCAGTGGCCAGCGTGGACTGGTCTGCCTCTACGATGTGGTCTGTTTCGACGAAATCTCCGGCATCTCCTTCGATACCAAGGAGGGCGTCAACATCATGAAGGGCTACATGGCCTCGGGCGAATTTTCCCGCGGCAAGGAGAGCATCCGCGCCTCCGGCAGCATGGTCATGGTCGGCAATTTTGACGTCGATGTCGAGCAGCAGCAGCGTATCGGCCACCTGTTGTCGCCCCTGCCCGAAGAGATGCGCGACGACACCGCTTTCATGGACCGGCTTCATGCCTATGCGCCGGGCTGGGATTTCCCCAAGCTGAATCCGCACGAACACTTGACCGATCATTTCGGCCTGGTCAGCGATTATCTCTCGGAGTGCTGGACCAGGCTGAGGGATATCAGCCGGTTGCCGGCGCTGCAGGGACGGGCCAACTGGGGCGGCGCCTTGAGCGGCCGCGATATCGAGGCGGTCAACAAATCCATCAGTGGACTGATCAAGCTGCTGCATCCCGACCCGGAGATGCCGATTTCTGATCAGGATTTAGAGTCCGTCATCCGGGTCGCCCTGGAGGCCCGGCGCCGGGTCAAGGAGCAGCAGAAGCGCTGCCTCAAGACCGAGTTCCGCAACACCCATTTCAGTTATTTCATGGGCGTGGAGGGCATCGAGCAGTTTGTCTCGACGCCCGAGCTGCACAGCGATGAAGCCATAGACGCTGATCCCCTGCCGCCCGGGCAGGTGTGGGCGATCTCGCCGGGTGGACCCGACAGCGCGCCGGCGCTCTATCGCATTGAAGTCACCTCGGGTCCCGGCAGCGGCGTCAAGATACTGAATGCGCCGATCCCGCCGGCCTTTCGCGAGAGCGTCCGCTTTGGCGAGCAGAATCTCTATACGCGGTCGCGGCAGCTGGTGGGGGATCGCGATCCCCGCGGCCATGAATTCTCCGTGCAGATGCGCGCCATGGACATGGACCGGTCCGGGAATGGCCTGGGGCTGCCGGTGTTGATCGCGCTCTGCGGCAGTCTCATCGAACGTAGCGTCAAGGGCGGATTGATCATTGTCGGCGCCTTGAATCTGGGCGGCTCGGTGGAGATGATCGCCAATCCGGTGGCGTTGGCCGAGCTGGCGGTGGACAAGAAAGCGACCGGTCTGCTGATGCCGATCTCCTCCCGCAAGCAGCTGTTCGAATTGCCGGATGAGCTGGCCACACGCATCAATATCGAGTTCTATGCCGACGCGGCCGATGCGCTGCTGAAGGCGGTAATGGATTAATTTTTTACTCCGTATTATCTTGGCCTGCGATTCAACATTTAAAAGATAGAACGAAATTATCTTTTATAAAATAGCGAGGTGTATCATGTTAATGACTAAGATTATTTTGAAAAACTGGAAAAATTTCCAGGATCTTGAACTCCCATTTCGGGAGAGAGCATTCATTGTGGGTCCAAATGCATCAGGAAAATCCAATTTGTTAGATGCTATCAGATTTATGCGTGATATTGTCAAACAAGCAGGAGGTTTTCAATATGCCGTTGCAAGAAGAGGTGGTGTGGCAAAGATCCGCTGTTTGTCTGCTCGTCAGGATTCTAATGCCACCCTGGAGATACATCTTTCCCATTCTTTTTCAGATGTACATCCTGAATGGCAATATCGTTTAAGCTTTCGTCATGCTGGTGGCGGTATAAGAAGAAGTGAAGGCCTAATCCTTGAGGAGGTCATCTGCAAACAAGGGGAAATTATCGGCGAACGTCATAATACTGATTCAATAGAAGAAGATGATTGGAAGTTTACACTACTGGAGCAACCTGTATCAAACAAAAAATTCAGAGAGATATATGATTTTTTTAAAGATATTCAATATTTGCATGTCGTTCCGCAACTTATAAGAGAAGCAGATTCTTATGTTCTTACATCAGGCAGGGAAGATTTTTATGGACGTAATTTGCTTGAGGCAATGGCAAAAAAGAATGCAAATACCAGAGAGTCATATTTTAATCGCATTAATCAATTCCTTAAAATTGCAGTTCCACAACTAGAAGAAATGAAATTTGTATCTGATCAAAAAACTGGCATTCCTCATCTGCAGGCAACTTATAAGCATTGGCGTGCAAAAGGTGCCAAGCAACAGGAAAAACAATTCTCGGATGGTACATTGCGCCTTGTTGGATTTCTATGGGCAATACTGGATGGTTCAGGACTGCTCTTATTGGAAGAACCTGAACTATACTTACACTCGGCGATCATCAAGCAGATGGCGGAGTATATTGCCCGATTTCAACGAAAACGAGATAAAAGTTTGCGTCAAGTATTTATTACCACACATAGCTACGAATTATTAGATAATCAGGGAATCGGCAGCGATGAGCTAATAGTTTTGCGTACTGACAGTGAGAGTACTCAGGCACAAATTGGTTCTGAAGTTAAAGAAATCCGCGACTATTTAGATAAAGGATTTTCACCTGCTGAAGCAGTCATCCCCTATGTAGCACCAAAACAAGTAGAGCAATTGAGCCTTCTGAAAGAGGATTAATCTTTATGGACTTTATAATCGTTGGTGAGGATATAGCAACAAGGGAAATTATAAAGCGACTGATATCACAATATTGTTCACATGCAGCGATTTTACGCGAAGAACCCGCACGAGGAAGTGAAATTCAGGCCCAAATCCGTCGGTACAACATGTTGGCTGAATCGTATCCAATTTTTGTTTTGACAGATGAAGATGGAGAGTGTCCGCCAAACAAAATTCAGAGCTGGTTTGGGGGAGATATTATAGCTCCTCAAATGCTATTTCGGGTAGCTGTAGACGAAGCTGAGAGCTGGCTGTTGGCTGACCATTCTGGTTTTTCAAATTATTTTAGAATTGCCAATGAGGAAATTCCACTTTCAGCGGTACGAGGAAATGAGAAAGAAGTATCGTTCTCTATCAGATATAAAACCAGCTTATTCATTATGCTGGAACTAGTTCCAAAATCTAGATCTGCATCGGTCAGAGAACAGTTGACGCCAAGAAATCGGGCACATAAAGGACCGGCATATAACTCTGCGATGGTACCCTTCATCATTAATAAATGGAATCCGGAAATGGCTAGACAAAATTCAAGCAGCTTGGATAGAGCTATCATTCGTTTACTTGAGTTTTGTTCATAAATCAAGAATCCAAGTGGAGTTATATTCAAATGTTGTGGATTTATAAAAGAAAAAAGCGTATCCTTTGGTTTGACAGCAACTCGGCAAAGTCTCGTCAAACCATTAGGAGGATACGCTTATGCCAAAATGTACAAACCACAGCATTCCTTTCCAAGCTGAAAATGCACTATTCCCAAGCGAACTTGAATCAGTTTTAAAAGAGGGTGCGAGAACTCTACTGCAATTGGCCATTGAAGCAGAAGTAGCCGAGTTCATTGAAAACTACAAAGACCGTCGGGATGGCTCTGGACATCGGCTGGTTGTGCGCAATGGCCATCACCGGGAGAGAGAGATTCTCAGCTCACTTGGACGGATTCGTATCCGCCAACCCCGCCTGGACGATAGGCAGTTAGTAAAGACTGGAGAACAACGATTCACCAGCCGGCTTCTGCCGCCCTATCTGCGCAAGGTGCCCTCGATCGAGAATTTGCTGCCGATCTTATACCTCAAAGGCATTTCCAGTCAGGATTTTCCGACCGCATTGGCCTCCATCCTGGGTGATCATGCTAAAGGTTTATCGGCCAACACACTGGTTCGTTTAAAAGAGAAATGGGAAGATCAATTTCTGCAATGGTGCCGACGCGATCTGAGTCAAAAAAGATACATTTACATCTGGGCCGATGGGGTGTATTTCAATGTGCGCTTGAATGATGCAACACCTTGTATTTTAATCATTATTGGCGCCGACGAGCAAGGCCGGAAAGAACTTCTGGCCGTTGCCGACGGTGAGCGCGAAAGCGAATTGAGCTGGACTGGCCTGCTAGTCGATCTGAAAAGTCGTGGTCTGAAGATACCACCCAGTCTGGCTGTTGCTGATGGAGCACTCGGTTTCTGGGCAGCCTTGGATAAAGTGTGGCCGGGCACCTTACAGCAGCGGTGCTGGATCCACAAAACCAAAAATGTTTTGGACAAGTTACCGAAAAAACATCATAGCCATGCCAAGGCAATGATCATCGATATGTATATGGCGGCCTGTTATAAAGATGCTCTTTCTGCCTATAAACAATTCGGTGCCGTCTTTAGCGATAAATATCCCAAAGCCGTCGAGTGTCTGGAGAAGGACTTTGATCAACTATTCACATTCTACAGCTTTCCGGCCATTCACTGGATTCATATCCGTACTACTAATCCTATAGAATCGACCTTTGCCACAGTCCGCTTGCGCACTCGTCGTACCAAAGGATGTGGATCCAGAAACGCTACCTTGACTATGGTTTTCCAGCTTTGCTGTGAAGCAGAAAAACGCTGGAAAAAATTAAAAGGGTCTGAATGGCTACACCATGTGGCCGCTGGCGAGGAATTTATTGATGGCCAGCTGGCTTCCGAAGTTGATTCTAAAAAAAATGTTGCCTAAAACTGAAGGATTATGCTTTTTTCTGATCCACAACTATTGACAATATCTCATCCAAGTGGGTGAAATGTCAATTAAGTTGTTATTTCTGAGGAGAGTCCCAAGATGAAAATCTCGGCAATTTTGGACAAGATTGACGAAAAACAACTTTTTGTTCCGGCATTCCAGCGCGAGTATGTATGGAAACGGGATGATGCCAAACAGCTTATTGATTCGCTCATCAAGGAATATCCGACCGGTACCATGCTTTTATGGGAAACCGCCAATCCGCCAGCATTAAAGGGGCCGCATAAATATCATAAAGACCAGGGTGCGGTTCGACTATTGCTCGATGGACAGCAGCGCGTCACTACGCTTTACATGTTGATTCGCGGTGTTATACCACCTTATTATACTATCCAAGAAATTGTCAATGATACGAGGGGATTATATGTGAATTTGCAGACGCTGGAACTTTCATATTATATGAAAACCAAGATGGAGAATAATCCTTATTGGCAAAACATTACAGATGTATTTCAAAAAAAAGTCGACGCATTCATTTTACAGGAGCAATTTAAATCCTTAAGTGCAGAAATTAGCTATCCTGAGTTGCAGCAGCTGAATGCTAACATTAATGCAATTACTCGTGTACTGGATCGTGAATTTCCCGAACAAACCATTCCAGTGAAAGCTACCATTCGGGAAGCGATAGATATTTTTTACAAGGTTAATGCCAGCGGTGTCGCGCTAACAGACGCAGAACTGGCTCTGGCCCAAATTTCCGGTTATTGGCCAGAGGCAAGAGATCGGTTCAAAGCCAAACTATATGAATTAGAGAAACATGGATTTGTTTTTCATCTGGATTTTGTGGTCTATGTTCTATTAGGTTGTCTCTATCATTTAGGTTCTGATATGAAGAAGCTGCATGGCAGTGAAAATAAGGAAGTGCTTCAGTCAGCATGGGATATCCTGGAAAACCAGATTATTGACTATGTGGTCAATATAATGCGGACGCATGCATACGTCGATCATAGCGATGAAATCAATTCGGTTTATGCGCTGGTTCCCATAATCGTCTATTGTTTTGACAAGAAGGGAAAGCCACTTTCTGATCAGGAAATCAAAAAAATGGTGAAATGGTTTTACTATTCTCAAATACGCTCCCGCTATGTCAGCCAGCTCCCGCAAAAGCTTGATCGTGACTTGCGTTGCCTGGCAGAATCGAAACAACCATTCGATGATTTGCTGCAGGTGATTGCCGATGAAAACAGGTTGGAAATCATGCCGTTCGAATTTGTCGGTCGGGCGATCCAACATCCATTGTTTAGCATGACACGTTGGTATCTAAAAAGCAAGAATGCTGTGTGTTTGACAACAGGAATCAGCTTGCATCATCCCATGGGCAAGAAATATCAATTGGAACTCGATCATATTTTTCCATATTCCTTGCTAAAAAAAGCGGGCTATGGATGGGAAAACCGGGTTAAATATGCTCTGGCTCAGGAATTTACCAACCGCGCCATTCTCACCAAGCTTGCCAATCGGACGAAATCGGATTCATCAGCAGCAGATTATTTGAGAGCTGTAAAACAAAATTTCCCAAATTCATTAGCCCTGCAGAGCATCCCGGAAGATGAAGCATTATGGCAGATCGAAAATTACGAGTTTTTCCTGGAAAAACGGCGAGAAATGCTTGCGGCTGAGCTGAATGCATTCCTCGAAAATATCACTAGTACGGAGTTAACTCAGGTTCCTGCTTCTACAGAAGATCTGATCGCCGAAGGGGAAAGTGAAGGACTGGAATTCAAGTCAACGTTGAGATGGGATTTAAAGCAGGGAGAAATTAATAAAGCACTTGAAGATGTTATCATGAAAACCGTTGCCGCATTTGCGAACTCGCAAGGAGGCATCTTATTCATTGGAGTTGATGATGATGGCAAGGTACTAGGGTTGAAGCATGATTATCATTCGCTTGGAAATGTCGACAAAGATAAATTTGAACTCCATCTCAGAAACCTTCTTAATCAACATTTTGAAAAAGGCTTTGTGGCCACAAAGATAAAAATATCTTTTCCGTTGGTCGAGGATGAAGAAATATGTCAGATTGAGGTGGCCACATCGCCTGAACCCATCGTGCTCAAATTCAAGGATCGTAATGGCGCTCTTGTAGAAAAATTCTATGTTCGGAGTGGTAATTCGTCCCAAGAGATTCCTATGAGTGAATTTAACAAGTATATCAAGACTCATTTTCAAGGTTAGCTATTATTGCATTCATTGACCATATTAATAAATAACTTCGCAGGGATTTATTCCCCCTCGCACCCAAGCTCCGCTTGGGAGCGCTCTTGTACACAAGGCTCCGGTTTTATCTTCCGCAGCGTCATCTGATTTTGTTCTGGAAGCTGGAGCTTCCAACTGCCGGCATTCACAAGCCGGAGAGACTTTATGAAAACGGCTTGCAATTCGAGCACAAAATCATCCAATTCTTCCAAGCAAGAAGGAGATATTATGTGATACATTCAAGGAGAAAATCGCAACCATCACTATGTGCTACAAATATTCGCATAATTATTCCAATTGCTAACAACAGATTTTTGATGATGGGATGACCAATTACTATCCACAACGAGCTCTCACGTTACTTCGCCTTGGTACTGGCGACCCTGAGGCTGTTTTCAGGGAAGGCCAGGAGGAAGCGATCCGGCATGTTTATGAGGGGCGCGGTCGGCTGCTCATCGTGCAAAAGACCGGCTGGGGAAAAAGTTTTGTCTATTTTATCGCAACGAAAATGCTCCGTGAGACCGGAATGGGTCCAGCCTTGCTCATTTCGCCTTTATTATCCTTGATGCGCAATCAGATCGCCGCGGCGGCCCGGATGGGTGTTCAGGCGCAAACGATAAATTCAGATAACGAAACCGAATGGGAGACCGTCGAAGCGGCTATCCATCGCAATGAAGTGGATATCCTGCTGATTTCACCAGAACGGTTGGCCAATATCCGCTTCCAAAACAAGGTCCTCGCTGGCATATCAGGTCGGATCAGCCTTCTGGTAATCGATGAGGCTCACTGCATCTCGGATTGGGGACACGATTTTCGACCCCATTATCGAATGATAGAACGAATACTTCGTACGCTGCCCCGGAATTTACGCCTGCTAGCCACTACAGCAACTGCCAATAATCGTGTGACAGAAGATTTGAAAGATGTGCTGGGTCCCAACCTGCTCGCTTCACGCGGTGATTTAAACAGACCTTCTTTGGCACTGCAGACCATCCGTCTACCAGGACAGGCAGAACGCCTCGCCTGGCTGGCAGAACAAGTGCCATCGCTGCCAGGACATGGGATAATCTACACATTGACTGTCCGCGATGCCATCCAGGTCGCCGAATGGCTGAAAAGCTGCAGAATCGCTGTCCAACATTATACCAGTGAGTCTGAAGACCGGGAAGAGCTGGAGCAAGCGCTGCTGAGAAACCAGGTCAAGGCGCTTGTCGCTACTACCGCCCTGGGCATGGGCTTTGATAAGCCAGATTTGGCCTTTGTCATCCATTATCAGTCCCCAGGCTCAGTCGTGGCCTATTATCAGCAGGTAGGACGTGCAGGACGAGCGCTGCCAGCCGCTTACGGGATCCTGTTGAGCGGCAGTGAAGAGAGTGAAATCATCGACTATTTTATTGAAAGTGCCTTTCCGACACGGGAAGAGGTGCTGTCAGTTTTGGAGGCACTGGAGCGATCATCGGATGGCCTCTCCATACCTGACCTGATGGGACAAGTCAATTTGAGTATGGGTA containing:
- a CDS encoding DUF262 domain-containing protein translates to MKISAILDKIDEKQLFVPAFQREYVWKRDDAKQLIDSLIKEYPTGTMLLWETANPPALKGPHKYHKDQGAVRLLLDGQQRVTTLYMLIRGVIPPYYTIQEIVNDTRGLYVNLQTLELSYYMKTKMENNPYWQNITDVFQKKVDAFILQEQFKSLSAEISYPELQQLNANINAITRVLDREFPEQTIPVKATIREAIDIFYKVNASGVALTDAELALAQISGYWPEARDRFKAKLYELEKHGFVFHLDFVVYVLLGCLYHLGSDMKKLHGSENKEVLQSAWDILENQIIDYVVNIMRTHAYVDHSDEINSVYALVPIIVYCFDKKGKPLSDQEIKKMVKWFYYSQIRSRYVSQLPQKLDRDLRCLAESKQPFDDLLQVIADENRLEIMPFEFVGRAIQHPLFSMTRWYLKSKNAVCLTTGISLHHPMGKKYQLELDHIFPYSLLKKAGYGWENRVKYALAQEFTNRAILTKLANRTKSDSSAADYLRAVKQNFPNSLALQSIPEDEALWQIENYEFFLEKRREMLAAELNAFLENITSTELTQVPASTEDLIAEGESEGLEFKSTLRWDLKQGEINKALEDVIMKTVAAFANSQGGILFIGVDDDGKVLGLKHDYHSLGNVDKDKFELHLRNLLNQHFEKGFVATKIKISFPLVEDEEICQIEVATSPEPIVLKFKDRNGALVEKFYVRSGNSSQEIPMSEFNKYIKTHFQG
- a CDS encoding RecQ family ATP-dependent DNA helicase, producing the protein MTNYYPQRALTLLRLGTGDPEAVFREGQEEAIRHVYEGRGRLLIVQKTGWGKSFVYFIATKMLRETGMGPALLISPLLSLMRNQIAAAARMGVQAQTINSDNETEWETVEAAIHRNEVDILLISPERLANIRFQNKVLAGISGRISLLVIDEAHCISDWGHDFRPHYRMIERILRTLPRNLRLLATTATANNRVTEDLKDVLGPNLLASRGDLNRPSLALQTIRLPGQAERLAWLAEQVPSLPGHGIIYTLTVRDAIQVAEWLKSCRIAVQHYTSESEDREELEQALLRNQVKALVATTALGMGFDKPDLAFVIHYQSPGSVVAYYQQVGRAGRALPAAYGILLSGSEESEIIDYFIESAFPTREEVLSVLEALERSSDGLSIPDLMGQVNLSMGRIEKTLLLLSLESPAPVVKQGSKWQLTAARLNESFWQRAERLTRLRYHEKKQMQDYIKLEFGHMGYLIQALDGDLTHLTPPPLPILPRTVNPLFIQKAIDFLRRTNLPIEPRKKWPAGGLRRYGLKGPIPLELQAEPGRALSVYGDAGWGGMVYQGKYKLHRFPDELVTACIRMLEEWNPDPAPAWVTCIPSLRHPDLVPDFARRLAAALALPFQPVLIKDEERPEQKQMANSVQQARNIDGALGLANQIVPSTSVLLVDDMVDSRWTMTVAAWLLRSHGSGRVFPLALSLAGKG